A section of the Phaseolus vulgaris cultivar G19833 chromosome 8, P. vulgaris v2.0, whole genome shotgun sequence genome encodes:
- the LOC137826147 gene encoding MDIS1-interacting receptor like kinase 2-like, translating into MVFLFPMLLSMKLQPLWLLLVMFFCAFPHYHAANSSDIDSEANALLKWKASLDNHSQDSLSSWNGNNPCNWLGIKCDDSLSVSDINLIRLGLKGTLQTFNFSLLPNILNLNISYNSLSGTIPPQIQHLSNLSTLDLSTNKLSGAIPNTICNLSKLKYLNLSVNALSGPIPNEVGNLHSLLTFDIFANNLSGPIPPSLGTLPLLESIHLFENKLNGSIPSSIGNLTKLTMLSLSSNQLTGSIPPHIGNLTKANVICFIGNELSGEIPIEMEKLTGLECLQLADNNFIGQIPQNICLGGNMKYFTAGNNNFTGPIPETLRKCYSLKRLRLQQNHLTGDITNFFDVLPNLNYIDLSENNFHGNLSPSWGKFRSLTSLMISNNNLSGVIPPELGGATKLQVLDLSSNHLTGNIPEDLCNLSLLFDLSISNNNLSGNVPMKIESLQELKILDLGSNDFRGLIQKQLGNLHNLLRMSLRQNKFEGNIPSELGNLKYLSSLDLSENLLSGTLPPTLGGIKGLEALNLSHNSLSGDLSSLDDMISLTSFDISYNQFEGPLPNNPVFENATIASLRDNKGLCGNVTGLVPCPTGSVKAHNNTTRTVLIAVLPLTVAILMLGLFLFGFSYHFFRTPNREKDQTTSLRCPSIFPIWSSGGKITFEDIIEATEYFDDKYLIGVGGQGCVYKAILPTGEVVAVKKLHSVSNGEILNQKAFTSEIQALTEIRHRNILKFHGFCSHSQYSFLVFEFLERGDVKKILKDDEQATAFDWNKRVDVVKDVAKALCYMHHDCLPPIVHRDISSKNVLLDSEYVAHVSDFGTAKLLDHNSSNWTSFAGTFGYAAPELAYTMEVNEKCDVYSFGVFALEILFGRHPGDVTSLLQSSLSIGMSSTLDHMALMDKLDERLPDPTSSTMKEVLLIVKVAIACLTESPRSRPTMKLVTDELAMSRSSSMSHTDLKD; encoded by the exons ATGGTGTTCCTCTTTCCGATGCTTCTGTCCATGAAGCTCCAACCTTTATGGCTTCTTCTTGTAATGTTCTTTTGTGCATTTCCCCATTATCATGCTGCCAATTCTTCTGATATTGATTCAGAAGCAAATGCTTTGTTGAAGTGGAAAGCCAGCCTTGACAACCACAGTCAAGATTCTCTCTCTTCGTGGAATGGCAATAATCCTTGCAACTGGCTGGGGATTAAATGTGATGACTCCCTTTCTGTTTCTGACATAAATCTTATACGTCTTGGATTAAAAGGTACACTTCAAACTTTTAACTTCTCATTACTTCCAAACATTCTCAATCTCAATATCAGTTACAACTCCTTGTCTGGAACTATTCCTCCACAAATTCAACACTTGTCCAATCTCAGTACACTTGATTTGTCTACCAATAAACTCTCTGGTGCCATTCCCAATACCATCTGTAATCTCTCCAAACTCAAATATCTGAATCTCAGTGTCAATGCTCTTTCTGGTCCTATTCCTAATGAAGTTGGCAATCTCCACTCTCTTCTCACATTCGATATATTTGCCAACAACCTCTCTGGACCAATCCCTCCTTCCTTAGGTACCTTGCCCCTTTTGGAATCCATTCacctttttgaaaataaactcAATGGCTCCATTCCTTCCTCTATTGGAAATTTGACCAAGCTCACTATGTTATCTTTATCATCAAATCAACTCACCGGATCTATTCCTCCCCATATTGGAAATTTAACAAAAGCCAACGTAATATGTTTCATTGGAAATGAACTTTCTGGCGAGATTCCAATAGAAATGGAAAAGCTTACTGGTCTGGAATGTTTGCAACTAGCTGATAACAATTTTATAGGCCAAATACCTCAGAACATTTGCCTCGGTGGAAACATGAAATACTTCACTGCTGGTAATAACAATTTCACTGGCCCAATTCCAGAGACTTTGAGGAAATGCTACAGCCTTAAAAGACTCAGGCTTCAGCAAAATCATCTAACTGGGGATATAACAAACTTTTTTGATGTACTTCCAAACTTGAACTACATCGATCTgagtgaaaataattttcatgGTAATCTTTCACCTAGTTGGGGAAAATTCCGTAGCCTCACAAGCCTCAtgatctccaacaataatttGTCAGGTGTTATTCCACCAGAACTAGGTGGGGCAACCAAATTACAGGTGCTTGATCTATCCTCAAACCATCTTACAGGAAACATTCCAGAAGATTTATGCAACTTGTCCCTCTTGTTTGATCTTTCAATTAGCAACAATAATCTTTCAGGAAATGTTCCCATGAAAATAGAATCACTGCAGGAACTTAAAATTTTGGACCTTGGATCAAATGATTTCAGAGGCTTAATCCAAAAACAACTTGGAAATTTGCACAATTTATTGCGCATGAGTCTGAGACAGAATAAATTTGAGGGAAACATTCCTTCAGAGCTTGGCAATTTGAAATATCTCTCAAGTCTGGATCTCAGTGAAAATTTGTTGAGTGGAACATTACCACCGACGCTTGGTGGAATAAAGGGCTTAGAAGCATTGAATCTATCGCACAATAGCCTTTCAGGTGATCTCTCTAGCTTAGATGATATGATAAGCTTGACATCTTTTGATATATCATACAACCAGTTTGAGGGTCCACTTCCTAACAATCCAGTCTTCGAGAATGCTACAATTGCATCCTTGAGAGATAATAAAGGCCTGTGCGGCAATGTCACAGGCTTGGTCCCTTGCCCAACAGGAAGTGTGAAAGCTCATAATAATACAACAAGGACAGTGCTAATAGCAGTCTTACCCCTTACTGTGGCCATTCTAATGCTTGGACTATTTCTTTTTGGGTTCTCCTATCATTTTTTCCGAACTCCAAACAGAGAAAAAGACCAAACTACAAGTTTACGATGTCCCAGCATTTTTCCAATATGGAGTTCTGGAGGCAAAATTACGTTTGAGGATATTATTGAAGCCACCGAATATTTTGATGACAAATATCTCATTGGAGTTGGAGGTCAAGGTTGTGTTTACAAAGCAATATTACCCACAGGTGAAGTTGTTGCTGTGAAGAAACTCCATTCAGTTTCAAATGGGGAAATCCTGAATCAGAAAGCTTTCACAAGTGAGATCCAGGCTTTGACAGAAATTCGACATCGTAACATTCTAAAGTTTCATGGGTTTTGTTCGCATTCACAATACTCATTTCTGGTGTTCGAATTCCTGGAGAGGGGCGATGTGAAGAAGattttgaaggatgatgaacaAGCAACTGCTTTTGATTGGAATAAAAGGGTGGATGTTGTTAAAGACGTGGCAAAAGCATTATGCTATATGCACCATGATTGCTTACCTCCAATTGTTCATCGTGATATATCAAGCAAAAATGTTCTTTTGGATTCAGAATATGTTGCTCATGTCTCAGACTTCGGAACAGCTAAGCTTCTTGATCATAATTCATCTAACTGGACATCATTTGCAGGAACCTTTGGATATGCTGCTCCAG AACTTGCATACACAATGGAAGTAAACGAGAAATGTGACGTGTATAGTTTTGGGGTGTTTGCATTGGAAATATTATTTGGAAGGCACCCTGGTGATGTTACATCTTTATTGCAATCTTCTTTATCAATTGGTATGAGCTCAACACTTGATCATATGGCATTGATGGATAAGTTGGATGAACGTCTCCCTGATCCAACAAGTTCTACTATGAAAGAGGTGCTATTAATTGTGAAGGTAGCAATTGCTTGCTTGACTGAAAGTCCACGATCTCGCCCAACCATGAAGCTTGTTACCGACGAGCTTGCAATGTCAAGATCATCTTCAATGTCACACACAGACCTCAAAGACTGA